One genomic region from Xyrauchen texanus isolate HMW12.3.18 chromosome 4, RBS_HiC_50CHRs, whole genome shotgun sequence encodes:
- the LOC127643079 gene encoding low molecular weight neuronal intermediate filament-like: MSYSGDMYTSSSYRKIFGDAPLRVTMGSSSSPSRVTVGYRSGHQHHHSYASPPSMITSSSYRTKLGSGRSGFQSMPDSVNLTQTTAITNELKIIRTNEKEQLQGLNDRFVTFIEKVHNLEQHNKVLEAEVALLRQRHNEPSRLHDLYEQEIRELRARVEELTHEKSQMHLDCVQMNEGLERIKEKLDEETRLREEAENNMKGYRKDVDDATLSRLELEKKVESLLDEIAFLRKVHEEELQELQASLQAAQVSVEMEVSKPDLAVALKDIRAQYESLSSQNQQQAEEWYHSKFVNVTEAAARNNDALKQTKDELGEYRRQLQARTLEIEALKAHNESLERQLADMEDRHGNEIGELQDTIQQMESALHSTKGEMSRHLREYQDLLNVKMALDIEIAAYRKLLEGEEFRLSSVGGAMLQSAYSYPSSRTYALSTYRRGGAKPEEEEEQDEEEEEETEEKIEEAGEEEAGEEGEDGEEDEELEEQGDKEEEEEEEEQEDKKEKEKEDDKKEKEEKKKDQKEQKEKDKENEKEKKSDSKGDSNKADSKSEKGDNNKGEKAPAVKSK; the protein is encoded by the exons ATGAGTTACTCTGGCGACATGTACACGAGCAGCTCGTACAGGAAGATTTTTGGAGATGCGCCACTCCGCGTCACCATGGGCAGCAGCAGCAGCCCGTCCCGTGTGACGGTGGGGTACCGCTCCGGACACCAGCACCACCACAGCTATGCTTCTCCACCCTCCATGATCACATCCTCAAGCTATCGCACCAAACTTGGATCTGGCCGCAGCGGCTTCCAGTCCATGCCGGACTCCGTGAACCTGACGCAGACCACTGCCATCACCAACGAGCTGAAGATCATCCGCACAAACGAGAAGGAGCAGCTGCAAGGCCTCAACGACCGCTTTGTGACGTTCATCGAGAAGGTGCACAACCTCGAGCAGCACAACAAAGTTCTTGAAGCTGAAGTGGCACTGCTGCGCCAGCGTCACAACGAGCCGTCTCGACTGCACGACCTCTACGAGCAGGAGATCCGCGAGCTGCGCGCGCGCGTCGAGGAGTTGACGCACGAGAAGAGCCAGATGCACCTGGACTGCGTACAGATGAACGAGGGGCTCGAGCGCATCAAGGAGAAGCTGGACGAGGAGACGCGTCTGAGGGAGGAGGCCGAGAACAACATGAAGGGGTACCGCAAGGACGTGGATGATGCCACTCTCTCCCGCCTGGAGCTCGAGAAGAAAGTTGAGTCCCTGCTGGATGAGATCGCGTTCCTTAGGAAAGTGCATGAGGAGGAACTACAGGAGCTGCAGGCGTCACTTCAGGCAGCGCAG GTGTCGGTTGAGATGGAAGTAAGTAAGCCCGACCTCGCTGTGGCCTTAAAGGACATCCGTGCCCAGTACGAGTCTCTCTCTTCCCAGAACCAGCAACAGGCAGAGGAATGGTACCACTCCAAGTTTGTCAATGTGACGGAGGCGGCAGCCCGCAACAATGATGCTCTGAAGCAAACCAAGGATGAGCTGGGCGAGTACCGCCGACAGCTGCAGGCGCGCACACTGGAGATCGAGGCCCTGAAAGCCCACAATGAGTCTTTAGAGAGACAGCTGGCAGACATGGAGGACCGCCATGGCAACGAGATTGGCGAGCTGCAG GATACTATTCAGCAGATGGAATCTGCTTTGCACAGCACTAAAGGTGAAATGTCTCGCCACCTGCGTGAATACCAGGACCTGCTGAATGTCAAGATGGCACTGGATATTGAGATTGCTGCCTACAG GAAGCTGTTGGAAGGTGAAGAATTCCGTCTAAGCTCTGTGGGCGGAGCCATGTTGCAGTCCGCCTACTCTTATCCGTCAAGCCGCACTTATGCCCTGAGCACCTACAGGAGGGGTGGAGCTAAACCTGAAGAAGAGGAAGAGCaagacgaggaggaggaggaggagacggAAGAGAAGATAGAAGAGGCAGGAGAGGAAGAGGCAGGAGAGGAAGGAGAGGATGGAGAGGAAGATGAAGAGCTGGAAGAACAAGGTGAtaaggaggaagaagaagaggaggaagaacaGGAGGACAAGAAAGAGAAGGAAAAGGAGGATGACAAGAAGGaaaaggaagaaaagaagaagGACCAAAAGGAACAGAAGGAGAAAGATAAGGAGAATGAGAAGGAGAAGAAGAGTGATAGCAAGGGCGATAGCAATAAGGCAGATAGCAAGAGTGAGAAGGGGGACAATAACAAGGGCGAAAAAGCCCCTGCTGTCAAGAGCAAGTAA